Proteins encoded within one genomic window of Mycolicibacterium monacense:
- the arcA gene encoding arginine deiminase: MTLGCDSEVGTLRVVILHRPGAELQRLTPRNNDALLFDGLPWVSRAQDEHDAFAELLRSRGVEVLLLADLLTEALTSGAARMHGIAAAVDPRRLGLPLAQELSAYLRTLAAAPLAHVLVAGMTFNELPFAASDVSLVRRMHHGGDFVIDPLPNLLFTRDSSFWIGPRVAITSLALPARSRETSLTDLIYAHHPRFLGVRRAYESRSAPVEGGDVLLLAPGVVAVGVGERTTPAGAEALARSLFDDDLAHTVLAVPIAQERAQMHLDTVCTMVDVDAVVMYPNVVDTLSAFTIRRNGDGGVRIDDAAPFVTAAAEAMGIDRLRVIDTGLDPVTAEREQWDDGNNTLALAPGVVAAYERNTETNARLADSGIEVLPIAASELGTGRGGPRCMSCPAARDPL; encoded by the coding sequence GTGACACTGGGCTGCGATTCCGAGGTCGGCACGCTGCGTGTGGTCATCCTGCACCGCCCCGGCGCGGAACTGCAGCGACTGACCCCGCGAAACAACGACGCCCTGCTGTTCGACGGGTTGCCGTGGGTGTCCCGCGCGCAGGACGAACACGATGCGTTCGCCGAACTGCTGCGGTCGCGCGGCGTCGAGGTGCTGCTGCTGGCGGATCTGCTGACCGAGGCGCTGACCAGCGGGGCGGCGCGGATGCACGGTATCGCCGCGGCCGTCGACCCGCGGCGTTTGGGTTTGCCCCTCGCGCAAGAACTATCGGCGTATCTGCGGACGCTGGCGGCCGCCCCGCTGGCGCATGTGCTCGTCGCCGGCATGACGTTCAACGAGTTGCCGTTCGCGGCGAGTGACGTGTCGCTGGTGCGTCGGATGCACCACGGCGGGGACTTCGTGATCGACCCCCTGCCGAATCTGCTGTTCACGCGGGACTCGTCGTTCTGGATCGGTCCGCGGGTGGCGATCACGTCGCTGGCGCTGCCCGCCCGGTCGCGGGAGACGTCGTTGACCGACCTGATCTACGCCCACCACCCGCGGTTCCTCGGTGTGCGGCGGGCTTACGAATCGCGGTCGGCCCCCGTCGAGGGTGGTGACGTGTTGCTGCTCGCACCGGGAGTGGTGGCGGTCGGAGTGGGGGAGCGGACGACGCCTGCGGGTGCGGAGGCGTTGGCGCGCAGCCTGTTCGACGATGATCTCGCGCACACCGTGCTGGCCGTGCCGATCGCCCAGGAGCGGGCGCAGATGCACCTCGACACGGTGTGCACGATGGTCGACGTCGACGCCGTGGTGATGTACCCGAACGTGGTGGACACGTTGTCGGCGTTCACGATTCGCCGCAATGGCGACGGCGGTGTGCGGATCGACGATGCCGCGCCGTTCGTGACCGCCGCCGCCGAGGCGATGGGGATCGACAGGTTGCGGGTGATCGACACCGGGCTCGACCCGGTCACCGCCGAACGCGAACAGTGGGACGACGGGAACAACACGCTCGCCCTCGCCCCGGGTGTGGTGGCGGCCTACGAACGCAACACGGAAACGAATGCCCGGCTGGCGGATTCGGGTATCGAGGTGCTGCCGATCGCCGCCTCGGAGCTGGGTACGGGCCGCGGCGGGCCGCGGTGTATGTCCTGCCCGGCCGCCCGCGACCCGCTGTAG
- a CDS encoding dolichyl-phosphate-mannose--protein mannosyltransferase encodes MTAPATEAPRAVPVISPAPLVPVADFGPVDRLQGWAMTAVITALAAITRFLNLGSPTDAGTPIFDEKHYAPQAWQVLHNHGVEDNPGYGLVVHPPVGKQLIAIGEALFGYNGLGWRFSGAVCGVVLILLVARIARRISRSTAVGGIAGLLLIADGVTFVTSRTALLDGFLTFFVVAAFGALMVDRDQVRERMHVALLEGRIAETPWGPRLGVRWWRFGAGVLLGLACATKWSGLYFVAFFGVLTLALDIAARRQYRVPRPFVGAFRRDLGPSLYAMVLIPFAVYLASYTPWFASETGVNRHEAGQSIGEDSAWPIPDAVRSLWHYTYAAYRFHSGLTNSDGNHHPWESKPWTWPMSLRPVLYAIDNQDVPGCGAQSCVKAVMLVGTPAMWFIAVPVLGWAVWRAFVKRDWRYAVVLVGYSAGFLPWFVDIDRQMYFFYAAVMAPFLVMAIALILGDILHAPRQNAERRTLGLIVVAGYVALVITNFAWLFPILTGIPISQSTWNMQIWLPSWR; translated from the coding sequence GTGACCGCCCCCGCCACCGAAGCTCCGCGCGCGGTTCCGGTCATCAGCCCCGCCCCTCTGGTGCCGGTGGCCGACTTCGGACCCGTCGACCGGCTGCAGGGCTGGGCGATGACGGCGGTGATCACCGCGCTCGCCGCGATCACCCGCTTCCTCAACCTCGGTTCCCCCACCGATGCCGGCACGCCGATCTTCGACGAGAAGCACTACGCCCCGCAGGCCTGGCAGGTCCTGCACAACCACGGCGTCGAGGACAACCCCGGTTACGGGCTGGTGGTGCACCCGCCCGTCGGCAAGCAGTTGATCGCGATCGGTGAGGCGCTGTTCGGCTACAACGGGCTGGGCTGGCGGTTCTCCGGCGCGGTGTGCGGTGTGGTGCTGATCCTGCTCGTGGCGCGGATCGCGCGGCGGATCAGCCGGTCGACGGCCGTCGGCGGTATCGCCGGGCTGCTGCTGATCGCCGACGGCGTCACCTTCGTCACCTCCCGCACCGCCCTGCTCGACGGGTTCCTCACCTTCTTCGTCGTCGCGGCGTTCGGCGCCCTGATGGTCGACCGCGATCAGGTCCGCGAGCGGATGCACGTGGCGCTGCTCGAGGGCCGGATCGCCGAGACGCCGTGGGGGCCGCGGCTCGGGGTGCGGTGGTGGCGGTTCGGGGCGGGTGTGCTGCTCGGCCTGGCGTGCGCGACGAAGTGGTCGGGGCTGTACTTCGTGGCGTTCTTCGGTGTCCTGACGCTGGCGCTCGACATCGCGGCGCGGCGGCAGTACCGGGTGCCTCGGCCGTTCGTCGGCGCGTTCCGGCGGGATCTCGGGCCGTCGCTGTATGCGATGGTGCTGATCCCGTTCGCGGTGTACCTGGCGTCGTACACGCCGTGGTTCGCCTCCGAGACCGGGGTGAACCGGCACGAGGCCGGGCAGTCGATCGGCGAGGACAGCGCGTGGCCGATCCCCGATGCGGTGCGCTCGCTGTGGCATTACACCTACGCCGCCTACCGGTTCCATTCCGGGCTGACCAACTCCGACGGCAACCACCACCCGTGGGAGTCGAAACCGTGGACGTGGCCGATGTCGCTGCGACCGGTGTTGTACGCGATCGACAACCAGGACGTGCCGGGCTGCGGGGCGCAGTCGTGCGTGAAGGCGGTGATGCTCGTCGGCACGCCCGCCATGTGGTTCATCGCGGTGCCGGTGCTCGGGTGGGCGGTGTGGCGGGCGTTCGTCAAGCGCGACTGGCGCTACGCCGTTGTGCTGGTCGGCTATTCGGCGGGCTTCCTGCCGTGGTTCGTCGACATCGACCGGCAGATGTACTTCTTCTACGCCGCGGTGATGGCGCCGTTCCTGGTGATGGCGATCGCGCTGATCCTCGGCGACATCCTGCACGCGCCACGGCAGAACGCCGAGCGGCGCACGCTCGGACTGATCGTCGTCGCGGGCTATGTGGCGCTGGTGATCACGAACTTCGCATGGCTGTTCCCGATCCTGACGGGCATCCCGATCAGCCAGTCGACGTGGAACATGCAGATCTGGCTGCCCAGCTGGCGCTGA
- the rsmI gene encoding 16S rRNA (cytidine(1402)-2'-O)-methyltransferase codes for MTAGRLLLGATPLGQPGDASERLVNALARADIVAAEDTRRVRQLAQSLGVRPVGRVQSFFDQNEASRVPALVEAIKSGATVLVVSDAGMPLINDPGYRLVSACVEAELTVSCLPGPSAVTTALAVSGLPSDRFCFEGFPPRKHAARLAWFQALAAEQRTCVFFESPRRLPDTLRDAADALGGDRRVVVCRELTKTHEEVKRGTLAELADWAADGVLGEITVVLAGAVPSADLDTLVADVNDRVAAGARVKDACAEVIAAHPGAPSRRELYDAVVRSRG; via the coding sequence ATGACCGCCGGTCGTCTGCTGCTCGGCGCCACCCCCCTCGGCCAACCCGGCGATGCCTCCGAGCGGCTCGTGAACGCACTCGCCCGCGCCGACATCGTGGCCGCCGAGGACACCCGTCGCGTCCGCCAGCTCGCCCAGTCGCTGGGCGTGCGGCCCGTGGGCCGGGTGCAGAGCTTCTTCGACCAGAACGAGGCGTCGCGGGTTCCGGCGCTGGTCGAGGCGATCAAGTCGGGGGCGACGGTGCTGGTGGTCAGCGACGCCGGGATGCCGCTGATCAACGATCCCGGCTACCGCCTGGTCAGCGCATGTGTGGAGGCCGAGCTGACGGTCAGCTGTCTGCCGGGCCCCTCCGCGGTGACGACGGCGCTGGCAGTCTCCGGGTTGCCGTCCGACCGGTTCTGCTTCGAGGGTTTCCCACCCCGTAAGCACGCCGCCCGGCTGGCCTGGTTCCAGGCACTGGCCGCCGAGCAGCGCACCTGCGTGTTCTTCGAATCACCCCGCCGCCTGCCCGACACCCTGCGCGACGCCGCCGATGCGCTCGGCGGCGACCGCCGGGTTGTGGTGTGCCGCGAGCTGACGAAGACCCACGAGGAGGTCAAACGCGGCACGCTGGCCGAACTGGCCGACTGGGCCGCCGACGGTGTGCTGGGGGAGATCACCGTCGTGCTCGCGGGTGCGGTGCCGTCGGCCGACCTGGACACCCTGGTGGCCGACGTCAACGACCGCGTCGCGGCCGGCGCCCGGGTGAAGGATGCGTGCGCCGAGGTGATCGCCGCCCATCCGGGGGCCCCGTCGCGGCGCGAACTCTACGACGCGGTGGTGCGCTCGCGCGGTTAG
- a CDS encoding aminodeoxychorismate synthase component I produces the protein MRIERLGDLGDAPTVLAAVASAGAAQGLPPPAALLGDWFGSTAVIAPSVTIAPVAQIDVFDVPPGAGNAVGGGWFGYLSYPDPGADGAGPRIPAAAGGWSDRVLRRDREGCWWYESLSGTTAPAWALDAIRSPGAPSAHEIGWTPPDRDTHRRGVTDCLAAIAAGEVYQACVCTQFTGRLRGSPLDFFVDTARRTTPARAAYLAGDWGSVASLSPELFLRRRGTAVTSSPIKGTLPSSADPLELRASVKDVAENIMIVDLVRNDLGRIARTGTVTVPELLAVRPAPGVWHLVSTVTAEVPVDLPMSDVLDATFPPASVTGTPKGRARSLLRHWEPKRRGIYCGTIGLASPAAGCELNVAIRTVEFGADGSAVLGVGGGITADSDPDREWDECLHKAASIVGPCSPAPSAELIATTHWSATAEEP, from the coding sequence GTGCGGATCGAGCGGCTCGGCGACCTCGGCGATGCGCCCACGGTGCTCGCCGCGGTCGCCTCGGCCGGTGCCGCGCAGGGACTCCCGCCGCCCGCCGCACTGCTCGGGGACTGGTTCGGGTCCACGGCCGTCATCGCCCCGTCGGTGACGATCGCACCCGTCGCGCAGATCGACGTGTTCGACGTGCCGCCCGGCGCCGGGAACGCCGTCGGCGGAGGGTGGTTCGGATACCTGTCCTACCCGGATCCCGGCGCCGACGGCGCCGGCCCGCGCATCCCGGCGGCGGCGGGCGGGTGGTCGGACCGTGTGCTGCGCCGCGACCGCGAGGGCTGCTGGTGGTATGAAAGCCTGAGCGGCACAACGGCTCCCGCCTGGGCGCTCGACGCCATCAGGTCCCCCGGGGCGCCGTCGGCCCACGAGATCGGCTGGACGCCACCGGATCGCGACACCCACCGCCGGGGGGTGACCGACTGCCTGGCCGCGATCGCGGCCGGCGAGGTGTATCAGGCCTGCGTCTGCACACAGTTCACCGGACGGCTGCGCGGATCGCCGCTGGACTTCTTCGTCGACACCGCCCGGCGCACCACCCCGGCCCGCGCCGCATACCTGGCCGGCGACTGGGGTTCGGTGGCGTCGCTGTCCCCGGAACTGTTCCTGCGCCGCCGCGGCACGGCGGTGACGTCCAGCCCGATCAAGGGCACGCTGCCGTCCTCGGCGGATCCGCTCGAGCTGCGGGCCTCGGTCAAGGACGTGGCGGAGAACATCATGATCGTCGACCTGGTCCGCAACGACCTCGGCCGGATCGCGCGAACGGGGACGGTGACGGTGCCCGAACTGCTGGCCGTCCGCCCCGCACCCGGGGTCTGGCATCTGGTGTCGACGGTCACCGCGGAGGTCCCCGTCGACCTCCCGATGTCCGACGTGCTCGACGCGACGTTCCCGCCGGCGTCGGTCACCGGCACCCCGAAGGGCAGAGCGCGCAGCCTGCTGCGGCACTGGGAACCGAAGCGACGCGGAATCTATTGCGGCACAATCGGGCTCGCCTCTCCAGCGGCGGGGTGCGAATTGAACGTGGCGATCCGGACGGTGGAGTTCGGCGCCGACGGGTCGGCCGTGCTCGGCGTCGGCGGCGGCATCACCGCCGACTCCGATCCCGACCGCGAATGGGACGAATGCCTGCACAAGGCCGCATCCATCGTCGGCCCCTGTTCGCCGGCGCCGAGCGCCGAACTGATCGCGACGACGCACTGGTCGGCCACCGCCGAAGAGCCCTAA
- a CDS encoding RNA polymerase sigma-70 factor — translation MSTTTEHAERFTMLRPLLFTIAYEILGSATESDDVLQESYLRWAEVDLDTVHDTKAYLAQLVTRQALNALRAQSRRREDYIGPWLPEPLLVQSKDAEADVVLAESVSMAMLVVLETLTPDERAVFVLREVFGFSHDEIAAAVGKSTTAVRQMAHRAREHVQSRRKRFEPVDPKTSTEITMRFFAAASTGDLDGLMELLAPDVVWTADSAGKRSAARRPVTGAERVGRLVLGLLRAAGEAGRIEPAVYNNAPALKLFLGDSFEGIVTVEIVDGRISHFYAMRNPDKLVGVDVPREITRTV, via the coding sequence ATGAGCACCACGACCGAGCACGCCGAGCGGTTCACAATGCTGCGGCCGCTGCTGTTCACGATCGCCTACGAGATCCTCGGCAGCGCAACCGAATCCGACGACGTGCTGCAGGAGAGCTACCTGCGCTGGGCCGAGGTGGACCTCGATACGGTGCACGACACCAAGGCCTACCTCGCCCAGCTCGTCACCCGGCAGGCCCTCAACGCGCTGCGGGCGCAGTCCCGGCGGCGGGAGGACTACATCGGGCCGTGGCTGCCCGAACCGCTGCTGGTGCAATCGAAGGACGCCGAGGCCGATGTGGTCCTGGCCGAATCGGTGTCGATGGCCATGCTCGTGGTCCTCGAGACCCTCACCCCCGACGAGCGGGCGGTGTTCGTGCTGCGCGAGGTGTTCGGCTTCAGCCATGACGAGATCGCCGCCGCGGTCGGCAAGTCGACGACGGCGGTGCGGCAGATGGCCCACCGCGCCCGCGAACACGTCCAGTCACGCCGCAAACGGTTCGAACCGGTCGATCCGAAGACGTCGACGGAGATCACCATGCGGTTCTTCGCCGCGGCGTCGACCGGTGACCTCGACGGGCTGATGGAACTGCTGGCACCCGATGTGGTGTGGACCGCCGACAGCGCGGGCAAGCGCAGCGCGGCGCGCCGGCCCGTCACCGGCGCCGAACGGGTCGGCAGGCTGGTCCTGGGCCTGCTGCGGGCCGCGGGCGAAGCCGGGCGGATCGAACCGGCCGTGTACAACAACGCGCCCGCACTCAAGCTCTTCCTCGGGGACAGCTTCGAGGGCATCGTGACCGTCGAGATCGTGGACGGCCGGATCAGCCACTTCTACGCGATGCGCAACCCCGACAAGCTGGTCGGCGTGGACGTCCCGCGGGAGATCACCCGCACGGTCTGA
- a CDS encoding NAD(P)/FAD-dependent oxidoreductase: MTEARTHRTRRGQKTHVVVIGGGYAGVMAANHLRLDDDVAVTLINPRPQFVERIRLHQLVTGSDDSVVDYDTVLGDGITLVVDAADHIDAAARRVELASGTTLDYDYLIYAVGSTGAALTVPGAAEFAHPISEYEHGEPLRAALAAAAGDAPIVVVGAGPTGMEVAAELAEGGRRVTLVCGSVLGPYLSTAGRRTAAKRFARLGVTVLDGPDAVVAAVHPDAVTLADGRRVPSAVTVWTAGFGVPDLAARSGLTTDRIGRLLTDETLTSVDDDRIVAAGDASAPSDLPLRMSCQAAIPLGAQAANTVLSRIAGTEPKAINQAFTGQCISLGRDAGLIQIAHLDDRAMRLHIGGRLAASIKEQVCRGTISFLSREARKPGSYFWLKGGKRRQRLAEALPVR; this comes from the coding sequence ATGACCGAAGCCAGGACCCACCGCACGCGACGAGGACAGAAAACCCACGTCGTCGTGATCGGCGGCGGCTACGCCGGTGTGATGGCCGCCAACCATCTGCGCCTCGACGACGATGTCGCCGTCACGCTCATCAACCCGCGACCACAGTTCGTCGAGCGAATCCGCCTGCACCAGTTGGTCACCGGGTCCGATGACTCGGTCGTCGACTACGACACCGTGCTCGGTGACGGCATCACGCTGGTCGTGGACGCCGCCGATCACATCGACGCGGCGGCCCGGCGGGTCGAACTGGCCTCCGGGACGACGCTCGACTACGACTACCTGATCTACGCGGTCGGCAGCACGGGCGCCGCCCTCACCGTTCCGGGTGCCGCGGAGTTCGCCCACCCCATCTCCGAGTACGAACACGGCGAACCACTGCGCGCCGCGCTCGCGGCGGCCGCCGGCGATGCGCCGATCGTCGTCGTGGGCGCGGGGCCGACGGGCATGGAGGTGGCCGCCGAACTCGCCGAAGGCGGCCGCCGGGTGACGCTGGTGTGCGGCAGCGTGCTGGGCCCCTACCTGAGCACCGCGGGACGCCGGACGGCCGCCAAGCGGTTCGCCCGACTCGGCGTGACGGTGCTCGACGGGCCCGACGCCGTGGTCGCCGCCGTGCACCCGGATGCGGTCACGCTGGCCGACGGGCGCCGCGTGCCCAGCGCCGTCACCGTCTGGACGGCCGGCTTCGGCGTCCCCGACCTCGCCGCCCGCAGTGGCCTGACCACCGACCGCATCGGCCGGTTGCTCACGGACGAGACCCTGACCAGCGTCGACGACGACCGCATCGTCGCGGCCGGTGACGCCTCGGCGCCGTCGGACCTGCCGCTGCGCATGAGCTGCCAGGCCGCGATCCCGCTGGGCGCCCAGGCCGCCAACACGGTGCTGAGCCGGATCGCCGGCACCGAGCCGAAGGCCATCAACCAGGCCTTCACCGGCCAGTGCATCAGCCTCGGCCGCGACGCGGGGCTCATCCAGATCGCCCACCTCGACGACCGGGCCATGCGGCTGCACATCGGCGGACGCCTCGCCGCGTCGATCAAGGAGCAAGTCTGCAGGGGCACGATCTCGTTCCTGTCCCGCGAGGCGCGCAAACCGGGAAGCTACTTCTGGCTCAAGGGCGGTAAGCGCAGGCAGCGCCTGGCCGAGGCCCTCCCGGTCCGATGA
- the sigJ gene encoding RNA polymerase sigma factor SigJ, whose amino-acid sequence MTTEHAERFTSLRPLLFTIAYEILGSATESDDVLQDSFLRWADVDLATVHDTRSYLAQLVTRQALNAVRTNARRREDYVGPWLPEPLLVDDGDAASDVVLAESVSMAMLVVLETLTPDERAVFVLREVFGFDHAEIAEAVGKSVGAVRQMAYRAREHVHARRTRFGPADAADAAKVTEQFMTAAATGDVEGLLALLAPDAVWITDSGGRAKAIRRPVLGAKKVAALIAGFFRAAPKQVPDLRLETATYNNTPAVLVRSGDRVEGMILIDVVDGRIANFYAMANPDKLTGIGVARTIRRQ is encoded by the coding sequence GTGACCACCGAGCATGCCGAGCGATTCACGTCACTGCGACCGCTGCTGTTCACGATCGCCTACGAAATCCTCGGCAGCGCAACCGAATCCGACGACGTACTGCAGGACAGCTTCCTGCGCTGGGCCGACGTGGACCTCGCGACGGTCCACGACACCCGGTCCTACCTGGCGCAGTTGGTGACACGGCAGGCCCTCAACGCGGTGCGCACGAACGCCCGCCGCCGCGAGGACTACGTCGGACCCTGGCTGCCCGAGCCCCTGCTGGTCGACGACGGTGACGCCGCGTCGGACGTGGTGCTCGCCGAGTCGGTGTCGATGGCGATGCTGGTGGTGCTGGAGACGCTCACCCCCGACGAGCGGGCGGTGTTCGTCCTGCGCGAGGTGTTCGGGTTCGACCACGCCGAGATCGCCGAAGCCGTCGGCAAGTCCGTGGGTGCGGTGCGCCAGATGGCGTACCGCGCCCGCGAACACGTGCACGCGCGGCGCACGCGGTTCGGGCCCGCCGACGCCGCCGACGCGGCGAAGGTCACCGAGCAGTTCATGACGGCCGCCGCCACCGGCGACGTGGAGGGTCTGCTGGCGCTGCTCGCCCCGGACGCGGTGTGGATCACCGACAGCGGCGGACGCGCCAAGGCGATCCGGCGGCCGGTGCTGGGCGCGAAGAAGGTGGCGGCCCTCATCGCAGGGTTCTTCCGGGCGGCACCGAAGCAGGTGCCGGACCTCCGACTGGAGACGGCGACCTACAACAACACCCCCGCGGTCCTGGTGCGCAGCGGCGACCGCGTGGAGGGGATGATCCTGATCGACGTCGTCGACGGCCGGATCGCGAACTTCTACGCGATGGCCAACCCGGACAAACTGACCGGGATCGGCGTCGCCCGGACGATCCGCCGTCAGTGA
- a CDS encoding NAD(P)/FAD-dependent oxidoreductase yields the protein MSIHRPHVVVIGGGYSGTLAANHLRMRADVDVTLVNPRPRFVERIRLHQLVAGTGEATVDYGDLLGEGIRLVVDTATRIDTGARSIELASGGALGYDYVIYAVGSTGAVPESVPGAAEFAHPVAELEQAQRLRAILDELHPDAPVTVVGGGLTGIEVATELAEQNRRVTLVCGGRLGPSLSDPGRRSIAKTLAKLHIAVLETDVVTEVRPGAVVFADGAVRPSALTIWTGGFGVPGLAAQSGLSTDGMGRLLTDETLTSVDDPRIIAAGDCAAPSGEPLRMCCASASQLGPQAANTVLSRIADEQPAVFEYGFAGTCTSLGRRAAIVQFGRRDDTPLDAYLAGRLAAPLKELICRGTVWSLRREARKPGSAFWLKGGPRPRVAELVAEP from the coding sequence ATGAGCATCCACCGTCCGCACGTCGTCGTCATCGGCGGCGGATACAGCGGGACACTGGCGGCCAACCATCTGCGGATGCGCGCCGACGTCGACGTCACGCTGGTCAATCCGCGGCCGAGATTCGTCGAACGGATCCGGCTGCACCAGCTGGTGGCGGGCACCGGCGAAGCCACCGTCGACTACGGCGATCTGCTCGGTGAGGGCATCCGGCTCGTCGTCGACACCGCGACCCGCATCGACACCGGCGCCCGATCGATCGAACTGGCATCGGGCGGCGCGCTCGGCTACGACTACGTGATCTACGCCGTCGGCAGCACCGGCGCGGTGCCGGAGTCGGTTCCCGGCGCGGCCGAATTCGCTCATCCCGTCGCCGAACTCGAGCAGGCCCAGCGCCTGCGCGCGATCCTCGACGAACTGCACCCGGACGCGCCGGTGACGGTGGTCGGCGGCGGGCTGACCGGGATCGAGGTGGCCACCGAACTCGCCGAGCAGAACCGCAGGGTGACGCTCGTATGCGGCGGCCGGCTCGGCCCGTCGCTGTCGGATCCGGGCCGGCGGTCGATCGCCAAGACGCTGGCGAAACTGCACATCGCCGTGCTGGAAACAGATGTGGTGACCGAGGTGCGCCCCGGCGCGGTGGTCTTCGCCGACGGCGCCGTACGCCCGAGCGCCCTGACCATCTGGACCGGTGGGTTCGGGGTGCCCGGCCTGGCGGCGCAGAGCGGGCTCAGCACCGACGGGATGGGCCGGTTGCTCACCGACGAGACACTGACCAGCGTGGACGACCCCCGCATCATCGCCGCCGGTGACTGCGCGGCGCCGTCGGGTGAGCCGCTGCGGATGTGCTGCGCGTCCGCATCCCAGCTCGGCCCTCAGGCCGCCAACACCGTGCTGAGCCGCATCGCCGACGAACAGCCCGCCGTGTTCGAGTACGGCTTCGCGGGCACCTGCACGAGCCTGGGCCGCCGCGCGGCCATCGTGCAGTTCGGCCGCAGGGACGACACCCCGCTCGACGCCTACCTGGCCGGCCGACTCGCCGCGCCGCTCAAGGAGCTCATCTGCAGGGGGACGGTCTGGAGTCTGCGCCGCGAGGCCCGCAAACCCGGTTCGGCGTTCTGGCTCAAGGGTGGGCCGCGGCCCCGGGTGGCCGAGTTGGTCGCAGAACCGTGA